In the genome of Trypanosoma brucei gambiense DAL972 chromosome 11, complete sequence, the window TTCCTGCACTTGCTTGGTCGTGGGTTCATTCTTTTGACGGCCTGTTGGAATCGCCCCAAATGGATGTGCGTCCAAAAGAGTTTAGGAGGGCGTTGAAGTAAGTACAAAGGGGAGGGAAGCAACCACCATCGTTAAATTTCGgcaagaatatatatatatatatatataagtggTCAAAGGcagagaaaaggaggcaaGTTGAGGTTATGAATGTCCTTGAAGATCTTGAAGCTCAGGTAGCAACAGCAAGACTTAAACTTCATGAGCTGGAGGAGCGGCTGCACGAAGAGCGGAACCGAGTCAACTCGTGTGGAGCTGATGTGCTCACCTCTAGTGGCCCTTCTTCCATTGACAATAGCGGAGGCTCTACTGCAGGAGAGACTCCGCCTTTCGTATCGTCGTCTGGTTCTTTGACGAAATCTGACGTTGAGAGGTTTTCCCGACAGATTGTGCTGGAAGATATAGGCGCTAAGGGAATGGATCGCATTCGGCGAGGACGTGTTTTACTGGTCGGTGCTGGTGGTTTGGGTAGTACAGCTGCTCTCTACCTTGTCGCTGCTGGTGTTGGTGAACTTTGCATTGTTGATTTTGACACTGTAGAGCACAGCAACCTTCATCGGCAGATAATACACAACACAATGCGTGTTGGTATGTCGAAAGCCGAGAGTGCGGTTCAGTCATGTTTAGCCCTCAACCCTCGAGCCAAGATTCGAGCCATCACGGCCCCCTTCACACCCGCAAACGCAGAAGAACTTGTGCGTGGTTGTGACGTTGTGGTGGATGGTTCTGACAATGTGGCGACACGTTACTTAATTAACGATGCAGCGGCGCGTTATCGTCGACCATTGGTGAGTGGCAGTGCGTTGCGATGGGAGGGGCAATTAAGTGTTTACTGCGGCGGCCTAAGCTGCCCCTGCTATCGTTGCCTCTTTCCAACGCCTCCACCagcatcagctgtgggaagcTGTAATGACACTGGAGTGGTTGGCCCCGTGCCCGGTTGTATTGGGTGTTTGCAAGCCACAGAGGCTCTTAAGTTGTTGGCGGGTGCAGGTGATGTCCTCGAGGGTCGGCTGCTTTTGCTTGACGCCTTGCGGATGCAACTCCGCGTCGTTCGGTTGCGGGGGCGCCAGAAAGACTGCCCGGCTTGTGGGGAGGCTGCGAAACTTAACGTTGGCAAATCGCTTCAGCAACTTGCCGCGGAGCGACCAGAATATGTTATGCCATCGTGTGCCTCAGGAGCGCTGCGGAGTGCAAATATGTTGCCTGCTGAGGCCAACGTGGCTCCTTCTGTGTATTTTTCCGTGTTGCAGAAGCTTTTAAGGGGTGAAAGAATGTCGTGGATGACCCTTGACGTACGGCCCAAGGAGCAGTACGACATGGCCCATCTGCCTCACAGTGTCTCTCTCCCATTAAAGCAACTGGAGATGTGGAAGCGTGACGGTGTGCTTCAAAACGAGTGGGAGAAATTTGTCAACAGCGTACCGTGCGCCAGCAGAGGGCCGATGGATGTCTACGTCATTTGCCGTCGTGGTATTTCATCCGTAAAAGCTATGCAGGTGCTTCTTCCGCTTCAGGAGTGGTGCCCTAAAAGTTGTGGAACGGATGTAGACGGCAAAGCAGCGATACATCAAAATCCCGGCAAACGGTTTCGCTTCATTAATGTGGATGGGGGGCTGAATCGCTACCACCGTGAAGTAGACAGAAACTTCCCCTTTTACTAAAATCCATTGATTTACCTATTAAGGTAATCGGACGTCGTGCCCCCACATCTGGTAACGCAACACATATCACATctttgacaaaaaaaaaaagggaacataGCCCGCCAACAAGCATTTTTGTCTCTCCCCTAAAATCAACCGAACTTGTTCTTTTCACTTGCTCCCTTCTGCATGGGATTGCTTTCGTGCCTGGCGTGCACCCTGAAAATGGATGGGAAACGAAGTATAAAAGTAAGTTTATTATATAACCTTTGCGTCTTTCCCGTCTTTGGCAGCACAAACGTGCGTTTCGTTTCGTCCGATTGCTGCATCGCTAGTGCTGTATCGGATGGCTGATTGTGCTTTGTTTCTATTACCGATTCGTCGTTTTGCaacttttgctttcttttaccGCTAAACTCTTCCATGAGCTTCGTttagggaaggaaaggagttCAGCAAATTGTGGTTAACTGAATACCATGAGCCGTCCGTATACCAAAGGAGGTGGCCCCAACCGAGCCGACAGCCGAAGGCGACGGAAAGGTGACTACGATCGTGATGTCCTCACCGATCGCGGTGGACATAATAGCAGTTGGAATGCTAAACCTGATAGAAGTCGGCGAGGCAGTCGGGGTGGTTCCGGTCCGCCGGGAAAAGGGACTGGCGGTAGTGATAATCAAGTCCCGCAGTCAACAATGATGACAACTCTGTTGGACCTTCTCTTTCAGAAGTCTTCCAGTGTCATCTTCAACCGGGAGTCTGGCATGTTGAATCTTTCAAACTTCAGTCAGTCTCAGGATCTTACTGATGTTCGAAAGAGTGTGGACTTTAACAACGTCACATTCTGCCGGAGCCTTGTGAGTGTCATCAAGAGTCACATGGGGTCGATGCTACGGGCTGTTGCTGTCAATGACAATAAGATAACCAAATTGTCTGTTTTCTTGTCGGCGTTGGTGGAGGCTGACCTTCACATTGGGATCACAGCGTTATCGGCCACCGGGAACACCATTGACGACCTCTCCTTTATTGGACCCCTGAAACGTTTTGTTAACCTTGGTGAATTAGTTTTAAAGGAGAACCCCGTAACGAGACGGGAGGATTACAATTCAAGTGTGATTCAAAAGGTCAAGTCACTCATGATGCTTGACGACAAGGTTATTAACCGCGCACCGTTGCGCCTCCCCAACCCAATACCATCAAGCCTTTCGCAACTTCAGTTTCAGGTTTTATATTTCCTTGAGGCTGACGTTTTCTCCGCTGCGGCGGAAGGGAAATGGGATACCCTGACGGGGGTCTATGCTAAAAATGCCCTCTTTAGTGTTAGTCGTTCAGAGGAACCCATTGCGTGCCGCATCCCATTTGATGCGAAGCACAAATCAGACGCACTAAACCCAACCCAGCGCAAGGTAATGACAGACGACTTCGTTTTTTTGCGTAAGAATGTGCCGTGGCGAAATCTTCACGTAGAAATTCATTCTTTACGTTCCATCGCTTGCGGGCAAACGAAGGCTGTGAAAGCCATCAATATCCTCGGAGGGGGTGAGAGAAAGTTTTTTTCCGTATCGCATGAACTCAATGGTAATGCCAATGTTGTGTTCCTATCGGACAACATGGCGGTACCAACATGTGTCCTAACAATTCATGGAAGGTTGTTTTGGCACTGGTCACCAATAGATGGTGGCGAAAAGATATTTGCGCGCGATGATGCCCCTTTTGtgagttgttttttccaccgCACCATGTCCTTAACGTTGGACCCAAACGGGACGACATGGTCGGTGCACAATGATATGATGTTTCTTCGCCCTGACCGACTCCTCCGGCAGGAAAGTGGTGAAAAGGCCCTTCCTATGTTCTTTGCGAATGATCCCATGCGAATTGAGGAAATGCGGCGTCGGTACCTTCCACAAGCAAAAACTGATGTGATGAAAACCATTGTGGAAGCCGTAAGCAGCGATGCCGACGTTGTAGGTTTTATTCAGAATTGTCTTGCCAAACTGCCACCGGATCAACTGGAAATCGCCTTGTCGGCAAGTGATGTCATGGCAAACTTACTTGGAGGTTAAGAAGGGAATATAAAGAAGACATCAAAGTTGTAATACCAGTGCAGTCCTAGTTTgtctgtgtttgtgtgtgtgtgtgtgctttaaGTGGGAGAAGCGACGagttggaaagaaaatattaatCCTCCAGAAGCATGGACCCAAATAACTTTTTAAAAGGGCAgggtacctttttttttttttcgtgtggtGCTTGAAACTAAAAGGGACCTGTGGCCCAATGTAAGTGCCGgagaatgaaacaaatggCGAGGTGACGCGTTTTAACAAACTGACCCAGGGAAGAGGCAGTGCCACATACTCAagtgtgcatatatgtgCGCTAAGGTAGTTGGTGGACAGgaactaaaaagaaaaaaaggggaaaaagcaaTCATGGACTAAGGGGAGTGAAAActaataaaacaaagtttaaaaaaaatagagagcAGGAAATGAAGTGTTTCCGTTTCTGCAGCGCAGGATGTGGAAAAGTGCGGTTCAACGTGTCGTCCGTTTGGGTTGTCATTATCACGCAGGCACATCTCAATGATATTATCCGTGCACTCATAATGTTCATGTTTCGAGGGAATGCCACGACGTACAAGTTGCAGAATTCACTTCGCTTATTTCTACGTCTCATTTCAACGTATTGTTTTAGTGGTAATTGATGCGAGGATTATGACTGTAGCGAAACGAATATGCGAATGTtcaaatgtgtgtgtgtgtgtgtgtgtgggaagcCTCAACGCTGCCGGCTGGAACTACACGCTGTTTCTCAACCGTATAAGCCAaaagtgcatatatatatatatatatatatatatatatatatatatatatgcttgcATGTATGCATAAGATTGGAGTGGAGGACAATCAACTCGCTCCCCCCTCATCCCGTCGTAATTTTTCTCCACTTTCTTCTCCTTACCCGTTTGTGCAGTTGTATCTGGTCatgattttttctttctcgcCTTCTCCcttgtttctgttgtttcattcTGTGTTATTTACCTTCTGCGTTCTCTCTTTCAATTACACTCCAGAACTTGTGATCTTTTCGGTGTGTTCTGTTTTGAGGAATCTCATGCACGCGGAGCGCACCTTCTTAAAATCACATGTGATAATTACTATTACAATTCTGTGGTAGcggttatcattattattattattgcatGTGCCATCTGGTTTCAGAGAAGCTTTAAAAGGATATAAATATCCATTCAAGATGCAGCACAAGAGAACTTGTACACAAAGGTGCTAAGACATAGTCATTACATAGGGTAGCCAAGGTTCCATTCATTAGTTTACAAGTTGCATTTTTAAAGGGATACAAGCGCatttttggtttatttttgtttttttttcacattaGTTTCACATATGTTCCGCTTTCTCTCccgcctctttttctttctttttctttctttctttttgcatgCTCTTCTCTCCCCGTCATCTTCACCACTGAATGCTGATTTGTTATGCGGCTCGTAAGTCTCCCGCGCGATTATTGGCTAACGTATAATTTGGAATTTTCACGAATACATGCACTCTTTAAATAtgctgatttttttcttttaaaaaaaaaacaataagaaacaaatatgttataaataaatatatatatatatatatatatttatttaatgtATTTACATATGTTTCGATGTATTTACATATGTTTCGATGTATTTGTTCACTTGtttaaaatttttgtttttttttgttgttgttgttgttggaggaggaggaggaggagggatgaAAGGGTGACGGATGTTACTTCACTGCGTTTGCCCTTAGGTCCGTTTTCATtttaacaaaacaaaaacctcctcccttccctcccttccgaaatggaaaaagaattaTGTGAGCGGCGAACCAATGGAGGAATGGACGgccatacaaaaaaaaaaacaacacgcgcacaaaaaaaaaaataataataaatggaACACACATGTACGAAGAAATTTAAAGTATAACAAAGATACACagacacgaaaaaaaaaataaatgaaaaaaaatacagagATCATCAGTGCACACTGAGCGTGGGGGGTGGGGGTGCAAACGATGAATTACATTTAATTTGCACACCATTCTCTGTGAGTCTTGTGACTTCATGTCATGGCAGCGCCCCCTGAGCATATGGaagtttttgtgttttacttCTCGGAGCCTCTTCAACTGCGCTGGagtgttgtgctgcttttACTGCTACTGCTTTTATAGCTTTTGCAGTATTTACTGTGGTGCTTAGCTCTTTTAGCGCCCCGGTCTAACACAATTCGCATATTCATACGTCAACATATTTCCTCTTTGGagtacataaacacacacacataaacacatacacgcatacacaaatatgcatatatatatatatatatatatacgcaagCACTCGCATCCATACGCACAGATGCGTGCATGTATTCATGAATAAATGAttatgtgcatgtgcatATTTGGgcgtttgtttcccttttttttctctctttccaccCTCCTTCCAATCAACACCTCCTGTTTCTTACGGGAGGAGGGAACGGGTCGGAAGCGCTGTGGTTTAGCCGTTTAtaattccttccttttttctttccctcttctttgcgCGCCAGCCAATTGGGAAGAAATATAATGGAAGTGAAGAGTGAAACGGTAATAGTATGGGTATTTCTGCTTGcgtttatttatatttgtatatatatatatatatatttgtgtatttgtatgtgctTGTGTGCGTTTATgcctggggggggggcgctGTGTTTGCtttaatttatatttaatCGCACTAATGAGACAACTCACCTCAGGAAAGCTTGTGCCAACTCTGGTACGTGTGGTaagacacaacaaaaaaagtttcGTTTCAATATCaaagataataaaataaaataaaatacaaaaaaaaaaagagaatgatgTAGTTGAAACAAaatcaccaaaaaaaaaatgtctggTCGTTTGTGGGTTTGAGGCAAGTTATCTcgcttctctccttttcctctctttttggtTTGTCGTTCgcttatttcttcctttcgaGAAGGATGGAGGAGAACATTCTTTCACTTAATTATCTCTCTTTATTTAATTCATTTGCTTCTTCTGTTGACATGGTGTGGTGCGGTGCTTGAGGATGCAactaatttatttatttattttttaagtGAGCCTCGCACCGGCTGTAATaatgtgaaagaaaaaaacactttctcAGACCAGTGCGCGCACGAAGAAGCTGAAGCAAACATTATCGCTTGCATTCGTTGGTCATTTTGTGTGGGTGAAAAGGATGACGGGtgagagaagggaaaaaagaaaggaaaagaaagaagtaaaagaaaagagaggcgtgtgtgtgtgagaaaaggagagttgaagaaaggaggagcgGGGAAAAGACATAACAtaacaagacaaaacaaaataaaaacaaaacagaaatgaGAATCCGGACGCGGTGACTTCAGAGATTCCGTCGGTCCatgatttatttttctctttgggCGATCAGGCGACTGTTGCGTGTGTGGGAGCGCAAACGTATTACCTCCTTCCAAGTGCAGTTACTCACGTTATTAGCGGTCGGTTgttcttcccccccttttttggtACTTGTGGGGTTACAATAGAGTTGTTGCTTTCGAACGAAGGAAAGACATGCAAatctttttcaaaaaaaaaacaaaagagggaggaaaatgatgaaatCAACAACATTCCAACAGTAAATGCATTTTAATGAAAATCGAAACCGATGCGTAGTGAAgcgaacttttttttttttgttttgctttatcttctttttatttttagctACTAACCAGCGGAGAAGGAACCTTCTTCATCCCTGAAGGTTTGGTTACTTTCTAGGCATCTTTTGTCCGACGCCCTTCCGAGGCCAATGAATCTACTGAATTGTATACATTTGTAATTATGTATCACCACTGAAGCGTAATCGGTGTGATTTTCTCTATTTTCCATTCAACATCTGCTTCATCATATTTATTACAtgcactctttctttttttcttttttttccattgtggtgtttttttttttcaattcttTACAAGCTTACAAAGAAATAGACGTCGAGACAGGCAGGcataagtatatatatatatattaccttttattttcttttagttgTACTCCTCATATTTAGCTTTGGTTGTGATGTATGCTTCGCATAAAAAGGATATTAACCGCCACAAAAGTTTCCACCCACTGACGTTTCAAAACCTCAGCCGGGTGGAGCGTGGCctcgaaaaggaggaagaaaagaaaaaagcgaaggAGCAACGCAGTGCTGAACTTCTTCATGATCAGGAACAGCGTCGCTACGATGATCTCGTTATTTCCGCCTCCGGTGATTCCATACCGCACGTGTTGCGAAGTTTAGACAAgtggaaaatatttttgcGGCAGAGGAGGATAAACCCGCATTGCAGTCGGAGGCGGTTGCCGTGATGGGGCAGAAAACCAGTGCACTCACATTCCAAAAAGATCCATTGGAAGCGAAAAAATCAACGCAAAAACGTCAACGTGATGATGTTACCACGGAAAATGAGAAAGGCGGTAGCGAGGGGCAGAGTTTTGGCGGGGCTGgtagaaaggaagaggagagaaaagtgAGTGGGAGTTTAGTGACAGGTTTCATAACAAAATCTGATGCGGTTCAGTTGCGAAAAGAACTTGACAAACTTCAAAAAGAACGGCACGACCCCCTGCGGAGAGTTGAGCAGTTTCAGAATCGCACAGTTGCGGCTGAGGCCAAACGGCGGGCTCTTGAGGCACGTGCCGCATCAAACAATAGTCGCGGGGATTTGCAGAAAGATATCATACACAGTCGCCTGCAAGAACTGCTGGATATGAAAAAGTGAAGGGCacgagggggggggaaacgtGCAGTGGTAGTAGTCGTGTCATTTTTGGTAGTATCGATTAGGTTTCCGAGATGTATACATATTTTCAGGTATGCACTCATATGTTGAAATGCCGCGTAAACCACATGTGCATTCCTTGCTGGAGCTTCAATATCTAGCGAAGTAGCTGTGTGGTATGGAGACACATTTTGATTCCTTCACCACACACGTAGCGTGCTGCACAAAGTCGCCGGTGGTGTATGAGCTACGATTCCTTTCTCAGGGAAGTCGGACCATGAGACACGAGTGGAGTTACTTATGATTTTGCTTGTATTTCCATTAGCCTCTAGTTTCCCACCTCTGTTTGGAATGTCAAAAACCAACTTCTGGTAtgcttcccccccccctctcttccACACCTTCTCACGTGATCAttatctttctttatttgctctcccccttttctgtgCTCGCCAGAGGTTAAACTCTCTTTTAAGAAAGTGATcggttttgtttgttgttgttttcgaagaaggaaaccaaaaaaaaaaaaaagaacgatcGGCGGTGGTATTGACGGTTGCACagacaaaaaggaaataaaataaatagcACCATGCCAACCCTCGCTGTTGTGCGTGATTATCTCTTTG includes:
- a CDS encoding molybdopterin synthase sulphurylase protein,putative, producing the protein MNVLEDLEAQVATARLKLHELEERLHEERNRVNSCGADVLTSSGPSSIDNSGGSTAGETPPFVSSSGSLTKSDVERFSRQIVLEDIGAKGMDRIRRGRVLLVGAGGLGSTAALYLVAAGVGELCIVDFDTVEHSNLHRQIIHNTMRVGMSKAESAVQSCLALNPRAKIRAITAPFTPANAEELVRGCDVVVDGSDNVATRYLINDAAARYRRPLVSGSALRWEGQLSVYCGGLSCPCYRCLFPTPPPASAVGSCNDTGVVGPVPGCIGCLQATEALKLLAGAGDVLEGRLLLLDALRMQLRVVRLRGRQKDCPACGEAAKLNVGKSLQQLAAERPEYVMPSCASGALRSANMLPAEANVAPSVYFSVLQKLLRGERMSWMTLDVRPKEQYDMAHLPHSVSLPLKQLEMWKRDGVLQNEWEKFVNSVPCASRGPMDVYVICRRGISSVKAMQVLLPLQEWCPKSCGTDVDGKAAIHQNPGKRFRFINVDGGLNRYHREVDRNFPFY